A genomic region of Nerophis lumbriciformis linkage group LG28, RoL_Nlum_v2.1, whole genome shotgun sequence contains the following coding sequences:
- the sfmbt1 gene encoding scm-like with four MBT domains protein 1 isoform X1 has protein sequence MSQESLESDGDSAQDVSDFNWDDYLEETGAASVPHHAFKHVDQGLQTGLTPGMKLEVCVRSEADGPYWVASIITTCGQLLLLRYEGYQDNRSADFWCDIMTADLHPLGWSRQHGKTMRAPEGVREKRQDWEALLEKVLAEECSAPASLLETPQRGRDPMELLSAGCYVELQDSVDPGLAWAAEIEENVGGRLKLRLFGTEGLPDTPATLWLFYLHPRLHPPGWAQEHACTLRPPSGLMALRTEEEWEEVRQRIIDLPQDEALTAELSKDQPVIAAHCFKEGMKLEAVDPAAPISIRPATVAKVYNKLFFLVTMDDLCGIEETEGSGRSFLCHRNSPGIFPAQWSLKNGLPLSPPPGYQGPDFDWADYLKHCEAEAAPQHCFPNETSEHSFKESMKLEAVNLLSPENIHVATVTRVKGQYIWLSLEGLKQPMPELIVHVDSLDIFPVSWCETIGYPLVYPIKPAVENVRKIAVVQPEKHRAPPKSSSPDNVKQQMVNHPEAGQGNGKYCCPKIYFNHRCFSGPYLNKGRIAELPQFIGPGNCVLVLKEVLTLLINSAYKPSRVLRELQLDQESRWQGHGETLKAKYKGKSYRATLEIVRTADCVADFCRNTCIKLECCPNLFGPRMVLERCSENCSVLTKTKYTYYYGKKKSKRVGRPPGGHTNLEPGVKRRGRRRKRRKQLFVHKKRRSSASVDNTPAGSPQGSGEEEDLDEDDSLSEDSGSELQDDLQDDSEQSVEKSQPTTPSPSPPATPRPTRRRRKPRSPSFSDDENHPPSPKTSRTEPPQKLCLDTSPLEWSVTDVVRFIRTTDCAPLARIFMDQEIDGQALLLLNLPTVQECMDLKLGPAIKLCHHIERVKLAFYQQFAT, from the exons GTGGACCAGGGTCTGCAGACAGGCTTGACTCCAGGCATGAAGTTAGAGGTGTGTGTGCGCTCGGAGGCTGACGGTCCTTATTGGGTAGCCAGTATCATCACTACATGTGGCCAGCTGCTGCTGCTCCGCTATGAAGGATACCAGGATAACCGCAGTGCTGACTTCTGGTGTGACATCATGACCGCCGACCTACACCCGCTGGGCTGGAGCCGCCAGCATGGCAAGACCATGAGAGCCCCAGAGG GTGTGCGTGAAAAGCGCCAGGACTGGGAGGCTTTGCTGGAGAAGGTACTGGCCGAGGAGTGCAGCGCGCCTGCCAGCCTGCTGGAAACG CCTCAGCGTGGTCGAGACCCAATGGAGCTGCTGAGCGCCGGGTGCTATGTGGAGCTGCAGGACAGTGTTGACCCGGGGCTGGCTTGGGCTGCAGAGATCGAGGAGAACGTCGGAGGAAGGCTGAAGCTGCGGCTATTCGGCACCGAGGGTCTACCGGACACACCCGCAACCCTCTGGCTCTTTTACCTCCACCCACGCCTCCACCCACCCGGCTGGGCTCAAGAGCATGCCTGCACCCTCAGGCCTCCTTCCG GACTGATGGCCCTGCGAACAGAGGAAGAGTGGGAGGAGGTGAGGCAGAGGATCATTGACCTGCCTCAGGATGAAGCTCTGACAGCAGAGCTCAGTAAG GACCAGCCTGTCATCGCTGCGCATTGTTTCAAAGAAGGAATGAAATTAGAAGCGGTGGACCCTGCCGCTCCTATATCGATCAGGCCCGCCACTGTCGCCAAG GTGTATAATAAGCTATTCTTCCTGGTGACAATGGATGACCTTTGTGGCATTGAGGAGACTGAAGGTTCTGGGCGATCTTTCCTGTGCCACAGAAACAGTCCTGGGATCTTTCCTGCACAGTGGAGTCTCAAAAATGGACTCCCCCTTAGCCCACCACCAG GGTACCAGGGTCCAGACTTCGACTGGGCAGATTACCTGAAACACTGTGAAGCCGAGGCAGCTCCTCAACACTGTTTCCCAAAT GAGACGTCCGAACACAGCTTCAAAGAGTCCATGAAACTGGAGGCTGTCAACCTGCTGTCCCCAGAGAACATCCACGTGGCAACAGTCACCAGGGTCAAAGGGCAATACATTTGGCTCAGCCTGGAAG GACTCAAGCAGCCCATGCCGGAGTTGATAGTTCATGTGGATTCTTTGGACATCTTTCCGGTCAGCTGGTGTGAGACAATTGGCTATCCTCTTGTGTACCCTATTAAGCCTGCAG TGGAGAATGTGAGAAAGATTGCTGTGGTGCAGCCTGAGAAACA CAGAGCTCCACCAAAGTCGTCGTCACCTGACAATGTAAAGCAGCAGATGGTTAACCACCCAGAGGCTG GACAGGGGAACGGGAAATACTGCTGTCCCAAGATCTACTTCAACCATCGCTGTTTCTCTGGGCCATACCTAAATAAGGGACGGATTGCTGAGTTGCCACAGTTCATCGGACCTGGAAACTGTGTCCTTGTGCTTAAAGAG GTTTTGACTCTGCTCATTAATTCTGCATACAAGCCGAGCCGCGTGTTGAGGGAGCTGCAGCTGGATCAGGAGAGTCGCTGGCAAGGCCATGGAGAGACTCTCAAGGCCAA ATACAAGGGAAAGAGCTACCGAGCCACTTTGGAAATAGTTCGCACTGCAGATTGCGTGGCTGACTTCTGCAGGAACACCTGCATTAAGTTAGAGTGCTGCCCAAACCTGTTTGGACCTCGCATGGTTCTGGAACGCTGCTCGGAGAACTGCTCTGTCCTCACCAAGACCAAATACA CATATTACTACGGAAAAAAGAAGAGTAAACGTGTCGGCCGCCCGCCTGGAGGTCACACCAACCTCGAGCCTGGAGTGAAAAGGAGAGgcagaaggaggaagaggaggaagcagCTTTTCGTCCATAAAAAACGGCGCTCTTCAGCCTCTGTTGATAACACGCCTGCTGGGTCTCCACAG GGCAGTGGTGAGGAAGAAGATCTTGATGAAGATGACTCCCTGAGTGAAGACTCCGGCTCCGAACTGCAAGATGATCTCCAGGATGATTCCGAGCAGTCGGTAGAAAAGTCTCAGCCCACCACACCATCGCCGTCCCCTCCTGCAACGCCCAGACCCACACGGCGGCGCCGGAAACCCCGCTCGCCCTCGTTCTCCGATGATGAGAACCATCCCCCATCACCAAAG ACGTCCAGAACAGAACCTCCCCAAAAGTTGTGTTTGGACACCAGCCCTCTGGAGTGGAGCGTTACTGATGTGGTCCGTTTCATCAGGACAACTGACTGCGCACCTCTCGCACGCATTTTTATGGATCAA GAAATCGACGGCCAGGCTCTCCTGCTGCTGAACCTGCCAACTGTGCAAGAGTGTATGGACCTGAAACTGGGGCCGGCCATCAAGCTGTGCCACCACATCGAGAGGGTCAAACTGGCATTTTATCAACAGTTTGCCACGTAG
- the sfmbt1 gene encoding scm-like with four MBT domains protein 1 isoform X2 — protein sequence MSQESLESDGDSAQDVSDFNWDDYLEETGAASVPHHAFKHVDQGLQTGLTPGMKLEVCVRSEADGPYWVASIITTCGQLLLLRYEGYQDNRSADFWCDIMTADLHPLGWSRQHGKTMRAPEGVREKRQDWEALLEKVLAEECSAPASLLETPQRGRDPMELLSAGCYVELQDSVDPGLAWAAEIEENVGGRLKLRLFGTEGLPDTPATLWLFYLHPRLHPPGWAQEHACTLRPPSGLMALRTEEEWEEVRQRIIDLPQDEALTAELSKDQPVIAAHCFKEGMKLEAVDPAAPISIRPATVAKVYNKLFFLVTMDDLCGIEETEGSGRSFLCHRNSPGIFPAQWSLKNGLPLSPPPGYQGPDFDWADYLKHCEAEAAPQHCFPNETSEHSFKESMKLEAVNLLSPENIHVATVTRVKGQYIWLSLEGLKQPMPELIVHVDSLDIFPVSWCETIGYPLVYPIKPAVENVRKIAVVQPEKQAPPKSSSPDNVKQQMVNHPEAGQGNGKYCCPKIYFNHRCFSGPYLNKGRIAELPQFIGPGNCVLVLKEVLTLLINSAYKPSRVLRELQLDQESRWQGHGETLKAKYKGKSYRATLEIVRTADCVADFCRNTCIKLECCPNLFGPRMVLERCSENCSVLTKTKYTYYYGKKKSKRVGRPPGGHTNLEPGVKRRGRRRKRRKQLFVHKKRRSSASVDNTPAGSPQGSGEEEDLDEDDSLSEDSGSELQDDLQDDSEQSVEKSQPTTPSPSPPATPRPTRRRRKPRSPSFSDDENHPPSPKTSRTEPPQKLCLDTSPLEWSVTDVVRFIRTTDCAPLARIFMDQEIDGQALLLLNLPTVQECMDLKLGPAIKLCHHIERVKLAFYQQFAT from the exons GTGGACCAGGGTCTGCAGACAGGCTTGACTCCAGGCATGAAGTTAGAGGTGTGTGTGCGCTCGGAGGCTGACGGTCCTTATTGGGTAGCCAGTATCATCACTACATGTGGCCAGCTGCTGCTGCTCCGCTATGAAGGATACCAGGATAACCGCAGTGCTGACTTCTGGTGTGACATCATGACCGCCGACCTACACCCGCTGGGCTGGAGCCGCCAGCATGGCAAGACCATGAGAGCCCCAGAGG GTGTGCGTGAAAAGCGCCAGGACTGGGAGGCTTTGCTGGAGAAGGTACTGGCCGAGGAGTGCAGCGCGCCTGCCAGCCTGCTGGAAACG CCTCAGCGTGGTCGAGACCCAATGGAGCTGCTGAGCGCCGGGTGCTATGTGGAGCTGCAGGACAGTGTTGACCCGGGGCTGGCTTGGGCTGCAGAGATCGAGGAGAACGTCGGAGGAAGGCTGAAGCTGCGGCTATTCGGCACCGAGGGTCTACCGGACACACCCGCAACCCTCTGGCTCTTTTACCTCCACCCACGCCTCCACCCACCCGGCTGGGCTCAAGAGCATGCCTGCACCCTCAGGCCTCCTTCCG GACTGATGGCCCTGCGAACAGAGGAAGAGTGGGAGGAGGTGAGGCAGAGGATCATTGACCTGCCTCAGGATGAAGCTCTGACAGCAGAGCTCAGTAAG GACCAGCCTGTCATCGCTGCGCATTGTTTCAAAGAAGGAATGAAATTAGAAGCGGTGGACCCTGCCGCTCCTATATCGATCAGGCCCGCCACTGTCGCCAAG GTGTATAATAAGCTATTCTTCCTGGTGACAATGGATGACCTTTGTGGCATTGAGGAGACTGAAGGTTCTGGGCGATCTTTCCTGTGCCACAGAAACAGTCCTGGGATCTTTCCTGCACAGTGGAGTCTCAAAAATGGACTCCCCCTTAGCCCACCACCAG GGTACCAGGGTCCAGACTTCGACTGGGCAGATTACCTGAAACACTGTGAAGCCGAGGCAGCTCCTCAACACTGTTTCCCAAAT GAGACGTCCGAACACAGCTTCAAAGAGTCCATGAAACTGGAGGCTGTCAACCTGCTGTCCCCAGAGAACATCCACGTGGCAACAGTCACCAGGGTCAAAGGGCAATACATTTGGCTCAGCCTGGAAG GACTCAAGCAGCCCATGCCGGAGTTGATAGTTCATGTGGATTCTTTGGACATCTTTCCGGTCAGCTGGTGTGAGACAATTGGCTATCCTCTTGTGTACCCTATTAAGCCTGCAG TGGAGAATGTGAGAAAGATTGCTGTGGTGCAGCCTGAGAAACA AGCTCCACCAAAGTCGTCGTCACCTGACAATGTAAAGCAGCAGATGGTTAACCACCCAGAGGCTG GACAGGGGAACGGGAAATACTGCTGTCCCAAGATCTACTTCAACCATCGCTGTTTCTCTGGGCCATACCTAAATAAGGGACGGATTGCTGAGTTGCCACAGTTCATCGGACCTGGAAACTGTGTCCTTGTGCTTAAAGAG GTTTTGACTCTGCTCATTAATTCTGCATACAAGCCGAGCCGCGTGTTGAGGGAGCTGCAGCTGGATCAGGAGAGTCGCTGGCAAGGCCATGGAGAGACTCTCAAGGCCAA ATACAAGGGAAAGAGCTACCGAGCCACTTTGGAAATAGTTCGCACTGCAGATTGCGTGGCTGACTTCTGCAGGAACACCTGCATTAAGTTAGAGTGCTGCCCAAACCTGTTTGGACCTCGCATGGTTCTGGAACGCTGCTCGGAGAACTGCTCTGTCCTCACCAAGACCAAATACA CATATTACTACGGAAAAAAGAAGAGTAAACGTGTCGGCCGCCCGCCTGGAGGTCACACCAACCTCGAGCCTGGAGTGAAAAGGAGAGgcagaaggaggaagaggaggaagcagCTTTTCGTCCATAAAAAACGGCGCTCTTCAGCCTCTGTTGATAACACGCCTGCTGGGTCTCCACAG GGCAGTGGTGAGGAAGAAGATCTTGATGAAGATGACTCCCTGAGTGAAGACTCCGGCTCCGAACTGCAAGATGATCTCCAGGATGATTCCGAGCAGTCGGTAGAAAAGTCTCAGCCCACCACACCATCGCCGTCCCCTCCTGCAACGCCCAGACCCACACGGCGGCGCCGGAAACCCCGCTCGCCCTCGTTCTCCGATGATGAGAACCATCCCCCATCACCAAAG ACGTCCAGAACAGAACCTCCCCAAAAGTTGTGTTTGGACACCAGCCCTCTGGAGTGGAGCGTTACTGATGTGGTCCGTTTCATCAGGACAACTGACTGCGCACCTCTCGCACGCATTTTTATGGATCAA GAAATCGACGGCCAGGCTCTCCTGCTGCTGAACCTGCCAACTGTGCAAGAGTGTATGGACCTGAAACTGGGGCCGGCCATCAAGCTGTGCCACCACATCGAGAGGGTCAAACTGGCATTTTATCAACAGTTTGCCACGTAG